In Ferrimicrobium sp., the sequence CTGTGACTGCAACCGAAACCCCCATTACTCGTCGCTACCAGGGATTCTATGCAAGCATATTCCTTGAAACCTGACGCGAAGGTCGTGGAATTGCTCACCAAATGGGACGCTGAACCCCGCTGTCCTTGTCCGAAACCTCACTAAGTCTCAGCAACTGGGCGTTGGTGCGCGAGTGTGCTTCGAAACCTGACACGACGGCAGGTGGTGTTCGAAAGGCTCTGGCATCGCCGGATGGGGAAGTGTTCGGTTGCTTCCGGACACCTGGGCTGACACCTCCCTGCTGGTGATGTGATGGAAGTCGAGCTCGACCGTGCTCCTGGGGAGCTCCGACAATAGACAAGGCGATTCGGCATTTTGGCGGGTCCAAACCCCTCCCCCAATGTCTAGAGCGCGGCCAGTCACACGCACTCAGCTGACAGGGAGGCAGGGGCATGAATAGCCACATCACGGAGCCAGAAGCTACAAGACTACTTGGGCGGGCCCATACAGGGCACTAATCCGCGCGAACACGGGTTGAACCGCCTCCAGTTGTGTAGGGTTCAGTCATCGGCGAGCCGCGTGGTTCACAGACTTCATTTGGACAGCGTTGTCTACTCCATGCCACACTCAGTGAACTGGTTCAATTCGCCGTCCAACCATCGCCTTGATGGTCAATTGGGTGCTGTGGTGCAAGCTCGGTAGCCGCTATCCACTGCGCAAGTGACGTGAGGCACGAAGGGGTGTGAGCGAGTGCCTCGAATTCTCGCGACAGCAATGCGAAATCTATTTCGTCGGTGATGGGCGCCGTTGCCGCGTTCGAAGAGGAGGACTTTCTCGGACGCTCGCTGATCCGGGAGCGCCAGGCGCGGGCATCGACCTTGCGAAGCGCAAGGGCGTTTGATGGGGCCGAGGTGGTCCCTCGATCCGGATGTGTATTCTGTGTCACGCAACACACCCGGCGCTTTTGAAAGAGTGTTCTGCCAAATTATTACACGAGTTCGCGTTGGATCAAGTTGGGGCGAGCATGCCACTTCTGCGATACCGATCGCGACCAGGGCCTGTAGTGGTCAAAAGGTTCGCCAAGTTGGCGCGTAAATTGTCACGTCCTTGGTCAAGGCAAGGTGAACCGGTGTCCGACGCTCAAGTGGATCCGCCCTGTTGCGGCTCCGAGAAGAGCGGTCAATGAACGGCCATGGATTCGTTGAATAGCTAGTCACCACGCGTATGACTGACGTAACGCAACTGATGTGTTAGCATAATGCAACATGAGGATAATTTATCTCCGCAACGTGCCGGACGAGGTAGTCGAACGTCTGGAACGACTGGCTGCCCGTGACCGGATGTCCGTGGCGGCGGTGGCCGTGAGGGAGCTTGAGGAAGTGTCACGCCGGGTGGACAACCTGGTGCTGCTTGACAGTCTCCCGGATCTCGGCGTGGATCCAGCCTCAATTGTCGCCGATCTGGACGCTGAACGCGTCGAGACGTGATCGTTGTAGACGCTTCGGCGGCGGTTTCCGCGCTACTTAACGCTGGCTCTGCTCGTCAGGTGCTCACCGAACAACAGTTGCACGCTCCTCATCTCATCGACTCCGAAATCGCTAACGCGCTTCGCCGTGGGGTAGCTGCCTCGCGAATCGAGCCCAAGGACGCATGGACGGCACTCGATCACTGGAGGCGACTTGGCATGTTGCGCTATCCCAGTTTCCATCTCTTAGGACGTATCTGGGAGCTTCGAGAAAACCTTTCGGCTTATGATGCTTCCTATGTTGCTCTGGCCGAATCACTTGGTTGCGCTTTGCTTACTGCGGACACGAGACTCAGCCATTCTCCAGGAATTCGCTGTCCTATGACCGTTGTTCCGCGATAGCAATGGCCGAGACTGTTGCCGCGAGGAGATCGACGCAATCATCATGGCGTGGACGGACGCTGGGGAGTAGTAGAGGTCAAGCTCGGGGGAGCGCAAATGTTGGCGGGCGTCGAATCGCTGCACACTGTCATCGACCAGATCGGCACCTATGTATTCTGCACTGACCCTCACTACCCGCACATTTACCAAGGAGGCTCGCCTAACTGTTGCAGCAGTCGTGCTGCGTCCGCTCTCGGTGGTGCTTGACAACCCCGATTGAAACAGTTGATTTAGGCGCTAGTCCAGCAGTGCTGGCTTCGATAGCCGGCAGCCACCGAGTATGGAACTCCCCCTGAGAGGCGGGACGCCACTGAATGCTGAGCGTTCGGTGCGGGTCCGCGTGGGCTTGACAGGTATGGCACAGGGTGCTGTCATGCTAGCGACGGGGCTCTATGTGGCGGACGAGTTGGTTCACAGATAACTGGGTCTCCACTTAACTCGGAGTGATTCAAAGTTGTTAAAAGCTGTCATCGTACCGTCTCTCTCCACCCCCGTCTACAAAGCAACTCAGCTCTAAGTCTGCCTCACACTAGCTTGACACGGAGAAATATGAGATGTATTTCATACTGTCAGAAACCGATTTTGAAGGTAGACCTCTATCAGATGGTCAGGGATGGTATTAAAAAAGAAGTACGGGCTGCCTGGGGCCATGTGATAGGGGGTCGATAAACGAGTCCGTAACCCCGGTGGAATTGCTACGAAACGACATCAGAGCCCAGGATGGTGAGCCCGAAAGGCGCGATGATCGAATGGTTGGTTTGGAGAAGTAGATTTCTCACTTACAGCTCCCTGAGCTGCAAGAACGCCTCTCTGTGATGATCGACCTACACGAGGCGTAGACCCAAGGTCACTGCCACGCCGGACTGCGCTTCGTCTCGGGTGGCAAAGCCGATGTCCTCTCCTGGTTCTGCCAGGCTCGGTAGCGTAAGGACAGCCACGGCAAGATGCCATGCGTCCATGGCCCGAAGAGCGTGCTCACGAACGAGGCGAAGAGCACGCTCCTCGATCTCCTTCTGATCAGTGGCGACCACGGTGACCGGACCGTCTGGCCCTAGGTCCCCATCGAGCAGCTCCAAAAGGCCCACCTCGTCGCCTCGCCCGGCCCGAGCCGCACGCACTAGCGCGCCAGAGACCTCAATACGGGTCCATGTGCCGGTGATGAGCCCGATGTCAAGGTCGGCAAGCAGTGACGTCGCCTGGACGTGTCCGGGCTCGTCTACCAAGTAGGCGCGTGCGAGGACCGATGAGTCTAGGTAGACGATCACACCCGCTCGCGGTCCTCGGCCAAGAGTCGGTCAATGACAGGACCGATACCTTTGGTTGACGCGAGGATCTTGTGACGCCTAGGGGTACTCACGACTGGGCTGTGGGTTGTCTGGAGTACTCCCAACGCCATCGCGCGTGCGAACAGCCGGGTCCGCCGGTCGCCCTCGTTGGCGTCGACGGCTGCGTCAAGGATCTCGTTGGCCACGGCGTTGACGCTCCGTCCAGCACGAGCGGCGCGCGCTGTCAATCGGCGGTGGATGTCGTCTGGAACTCTGAGAAGGAGCTGCTTCATACTCTCCATGATATCACTAGATCAGCATGATATCACGAAGATCTGTGGAGAGGCCGCTC encodes:
- a CDS encoding type II toxin-antitoxin system VapC family toxin, which translates into the protein MIVYLDSSVLARAYLVDEPGHVQATSLLADLDIGLITGTWTRIEVSGALVRAARAGRGDEVGLLELLDGDLGPDGPVTVVATDQKEIEERALRLVREHALRAMDAWHLAVAVLTLPSLAEPGEDIGFATRDEAQSGVAVTLGLRLV
- a CDS encoding type II toxin-antitoxin system VapC family toxin; translation: MIVVDASAAVSALLNAGSARQVLTEQQLHAPHLIDSEIANALRRGVAASRIEPKDAWTALDHWRRLGMLRYPSFHLLGRIWELRENLSAYDASYVALAESLGCALLTADTRLSHSPGIRCPMTVVPR
- a CDS encoding toxin-antitoxin system HicB family antitoxin encodes the protein MKQLLLRVPDDIHRRLTARAARAGRSVNAVANEILDAAVDANEGDRRTRLFARAMALGVLQTTHSPVVSTPRRHKILASTKGIGPVIDRLLAEDRERV